One stretch of Juglans microcarpa x Juglans regia isolate MS1-56 chromosome 3D, Jm3101_v1.0, whole genome shotgun sequence DNA includes these proteins:
- the LOC121256379 gene encoding uncharacterized protein LOC121256379 isoform X2 produces MATCFAPLSISASRLFRGGSQLNARELWSTKPNAFRKTPKLIIKKKSNQAGSNGRLSVRAEYRDGSGSGAGDFVAGFLLGGAVFGTLAYIFAPQIRRSLLNEDEYGFQKARRPYYYDKGLETRQTLNAKISQLNSAIDNVSSRLRGNNNVPSVPVETDPEVEATV; encoded by the exons ATGGCGACCTGCTTTGCTCCTTTGTCTATCTCAG CTTCGAGATTGTTTCGTG GCGGATCTCAACTCAATGCGCGTGAGCTTTGGTCCACAAAACCCAATGCATTTCGGAAAACCCCGAAactgataataaaaaagaaatcgaaCCAAGCGGGAAGTAATGGAAGGCTATCTGTTCGTGCTGAGTACCG TGATGGTAGCGGAAGTGGTGCGGGTGATTTTGTTGCTGGTTTTCTTCTAGGTGGTGCTGTATTTGGAACTCTAGCTTATATTTTCGCTCCTCAG ATAAGAAGATCCTTGCTGAATGAAGATGAATATGGGTTCCAAAAGGCCAGGAGACCGTATTATTATGACAAAGGTTTGGAG ACGCGGCAGACCTTGAATGCAAAGATAAGCCAACTCAATTCAGCCATTGATAATGTATCTTCACGTTTAAGGGGTAACAATAATGTCCCTTCGGTGCCAGTTGAAACTGATCCTGAAGTGGAAGCTACCGTGTGA
- the LOC121256379 gene encoding uncharacterized protein LOC121256379 isoform X3, translating to MATCFAPLSISGGSQLNARELWSTKPNAFRKTPKLIIKKKSNQAGSNGRLSVRAEYRDGSGSGAGDFVAGFLLGGAVFGTLAYIFAPQIRRSLLNEDEYGFQKARRPYYYDKGLEKTRQTLNAKISQLNSAIDNVSSRLRGNNNVPSVPVETDPEVEATV from the exons ATGGCGACCTGCTTTGCTCCTTTGTCTATCTCAG GCGGATCTCAACTCAATGCGCGTGAGCTTTGGTCCACAAAACCCAATGCATTTCGGAAAACCCCGAAactgataataaaaaagaaatcgaaCCAAGCGGGAAGTAATGGAAGGCTATCTGTTCGTGCTGAGTACCG TGATGGTAGCGGAAGTGGTGCGGGTGATTTTGTTGCTGGTTTTCTTCTAGGTGGTGCTGTATTTGGAACTCTAGCTTATATTTTCGCTCCTCAG ATAAGAAGATCCTTGCTGAATGAAGATGAATATGGGTTCCAAAAGGCCAGGAGACCGTATTATTATGACAAAGGTTTGGAG AAGACGCGGCAGACCTTGAATGCAAAGATAAGCCAACTCAATTCAGCCATTGATAATGTATCTTCACGTTTAAGGGGTAACAATAATGTCCCTTCGGTGCCAGTTGAAACTGATCCTGAAGTGGAAGCTACCGTGTGA
- the LOC121256379 gene encoding uncharacterized protein LOC121256379 isoform X1 → MATCFAPLSISASRLFRGGSQLNARELWSTKPNAFRKTPKLIIKKKSNQAGSNGRLSVRAEYRDGSGSGAGDFVAGFLLGGAVFGTLAYIFAPQIRRSLLNEDEYGFQKARRPYYYDKGLEKTRQTLNAKISQLNSAIDNVSSRLRGNNNVPSVPVETDPEVEATV, encoded by the exons ATGGCGACCTGCTTTGCTCCTTTGTCTATCTCAG CTTCGAGATTGTTTCGTG GCGGATCTCAACTCAATGCGCGTGAGCTTTGGTCCACAAAACCCAATGCATTTCGGAAAACCCCGAAactgataataaaaaagaaatcgaaCCAAGCGGGAAGTAATGGAAGGCTATCTGTTCGTGCTGAGTACCG TGATGGTAGCGGAAGTGGTGCGGGTGATTTTGTTGCTGGTTTTCTTCTAGGTGGTGCTGTATTTGGAACTCTAGCTTATATTTTCGCTCCTCAG ATAAGAAGATCCTTGCTGAATGAAGATGAATATGGGTTCCAAAAGGCCAGGAGACCGTATTATTATGACAAAGGTTTGGAG AAGACGCGGCAGACCTTGAATGCAAAGATAAGCCAACTCAATTCAGCCATTGATAATGTATCTTCACGTTTAAGGGGTAACAATAATGTCCCTTCGGTGCCAGTTGAAACTGATCCTGAAGTGGAAGCTACCGTGTGA
- the LOC121256379 gene encoding uncharacterized protein LOC121256379 isoform X4, producing MATCFAPLSISGGSQLNARELWSTKPNAFRKTPKLIIKKKSNQAGSNGRLSVRAEYRDGSGSGAGDFVAGFLLGGAVFGTLAYIFAPQIRRSLLNEDEYGFQKARRPYYYDKGLETRQTLNAKISQLNSAIDNVSSRLRGNNNVPSVPVETDPEVEATV from the exons ATGGCGACCTGCTTTGCTCCTTTGTCTATCTCAG GCGGATCTCAACTCAATGCGCGTGAGCTTTGGTCCACAAAACCCAATGCATTTCGGAAAACCCCGAAactgataataaaaaagaaatcgaaCCAAGCGGGAAGTAATGGAAGGCTATCTGTTCGTGCTGAGTACCG TGATGGTAGCGGAAGTGGTGCGGGTGATTTTGTTGCTGGTTTTCTTCTAGGTGGTGCTGTATTTGGAACTCTAGCTTATATTTTCGCTCCTCAG ATAAGAAGATCCTTGCTGAATGAAGATGAATATGGGTTCCAAAAGGCCAGGAGACCGTATTATTATGACAAAGGTTTGGAG ACGCGGCAGACCTTGAATGCAAAGATAAGCCAACTCAATTCAGCCATTGATAATGTATCTTCACGTTTAAGGGGTAACAATAATGTCCCTTCGGTGCCAGTTGAAACTGATCCTGAAGTGGAAGCTACCGTGTGA